From the Syngnathoides biaculeatus isolate LvHL_M chromosome 10, ASM1980259v1, whole genome shotgun sequence genome, one window contains:
- the bpifcl gene encoding bactericidal permeability-increasing protein, translating into MTPWCWLVLVAFSHVTSSTNPGVKVKLTDNGIEYGRQLGMASIQKKLNSIRIPNMSGSQRVSVIGKVKYSLTNMQTVAVGLPSSAVDLVPGTGVRVSISNGYISMKGNWRVKYRRLLRDSGSFDLSVKELSVSTDIAVGSDQTGRPQVSNVNCAATVGSVSIKFHGGASWLYNLFRNFISKALRNTLQKKICPLVSDAVSDLNPRLKTLNVLAQVDKYAEIEYSMVTPPAISKSSIGLSLKGEFYNIGKHRETPFPAAFFSLPPQNNKMLYLGLSAFTANSGAFVYNAAGALSLYITDDMIPQISPIRLNTRTFGLFIPQIAKSFPGLLMKLLVKTVKNPIITLEPDTATIQATSTVTGYAIQPNGTLSPLFILNSTTSVSARLFVNGMRLAGSVTLNKMDLTLETSYVGDFRVRSLDNIMNMVLKVVVIPILNVQLGKGYPLPSLGKMNLVNTDLQILKDYVLIGTNVEFTA; encoded by the exons ATGACCCCGTGGTGTTGGCTGGTGTTGGTTGCCTTCAGTCATGTGACCTCGAGCACAAATCCTGGTGTAAAAGTCAAGCTGACAGATAATGGCATAGAATATG GCAGGCAACTTGGGATGGCTTCAATCCAGAAGAAACTTAACAGCATAAGAATCCCAAACATGTCTGGATCACAGAGAGTGTCTGTCATTGGCAAGGTCAAGTACAGCTTGACAAA TATGCAAACAGTGGCTGTTGGATTACCTTCCTCTGCTGTGGATCTTGTACCTGGTACCGGCGTCAGAGTGTCCATTAGTAACGGATACATCAGTATGAAGGGAAATTGGAGGGTCAAGTATCGCAGATTACT GAGGGACAGTGGTTCGTTTGATTTGAGTGTGAAAGAACTATCCGTCAGCACTGACATTGCCGTCGGAAGTGATCAGACAGGCAGACCTCAGGTCAGTAATGTCAACTGTGCGGCTACTGTTGGCAGTGTGAGCATCAAATTCCACGGTGGAGCCAG CTGGCTGTACAATCTTTTCAGAAATTTCATCAGTAAGGCACTGCGCAATACGCTTCAGAAAAAG ATCTGTCCCCTGGTATCTGACGCTGTGTCTGATTTGAACCCTCGTTTGAAAACACTCAATG TCTTAGCTCAAGTGGACAAGTACGCAGAGATTGAATATTCAATGGTCACTCCACCTGCAATCTCAAAGTCATCCATAGGTTTGAGTTTGAAG GGGGAATTCTACAACATCGGGAAGCATCGGGAAACTCCGTTCcctgctgcatttttttctctgccACCTCAGAACAACAAAATGTTGTACCTTGGTCTGTCTGCCTTCACCGCTAACTCTGGCGCTTTTGTTTACAACGCTGCCGGAGCCCTGAGCTTGTACATTACTGATGATATG ATCCCTCAAATCTCTCCAATCAGGCTCAACACCAGAACATTTGGACTTTTCATCCCCCAG ATTGCCAAATCTTTCCCCGGTTTATTGATGAAACTCCTGGTAAAGACGGTGAAAAATCCCATCATCACTTTGGAGCCCGACACCGCAACTATTCAAGCCACCAGCACAGTGACAGGCTACGCAATCCAGCCCAACGGCACACTATCTCCACTATTCATACTTAACTCG ACGACCAGTGTTAGTGCCCGATTGTTCGTCAATGGCATGAGGCTAGCTGGAAGTGTGACTCTTAACAA AATGGATCTGACCCTGGAGACAAGTTATGTGGGAGACTTTCGG GTCAGATCTCTTGACAACATCATGAACATGGTCCTGAAAGTGGTTGTTATACCCATACTGAATG TTCAACTTGGGAAAGGCTATCCTCTCCCCTCCCTTGGAAAGATGAACCTCGTCAACACTGACCTTCAGATCCTTAAG GACTACGTGCTGATTGGGACAAATGTTGAGTTTACAGCGTGA